The proteins below are encoded in one region of Shewanella putrefaciens:
- the ubiH gene encoding 2-octaprenyl-6-methoxyphenyl hydroxylase has product MTAINHMDTSVQNVDIAIVGGAMAGATLALALARLSQTSVPVSVALIEAHVPDKSHPGFDARSIAIAHGSIFELSRLGLWQKLAHLGTAIENIHVSDRGHFGMTELNAAQFHLDALGQVVELERVGQVLFNELNNSEVKLYCPAKLAQVDAGIEGHTLVLDTGERIQAKLVVAADGLQSKVRSSFNLPVTQVAFEQTAIIANIQTDKQHQHWAYERFTETGPLALLPMGDSQGQPRLSLVWALDDARAKQMQAEPKAEFLAALQQAFGYRAGTFFDVSERHAYPLNLSYMPRPIHHRCVFIGNAAQTLHPIAGQGFNLGLRDVVSLLEVLQTALAQGEDIGSAAVTHAYLNAREQDRNSTIRNIEFLVRGFSNQYWPLALGRNLGLRLLSWFPPLKTPVAQRAMGWK; this is encoded by the coding sequence ATGACGGCCATAAATCACATGGATACTTCAGTTCAAAACGTCGACATTGCCATTGTAGGCGGTGCCATGGCGGGGGCGACTTTAGCGTTAGCACTCGCCCGTCTTTCCCAAACATCTGTCCCAGTCTCGGTGGCGCTCATCGAGGCCCATGTTCCCGATAAAAGCCACCCCGGATTCGATGCCCGCTCCATTGCTATTGCCCACGGTTCTATCTTCGAATTATCCCGTTTAGGTTTATGGCAAAAGCTCGCCCATTTGGGTACGGCGATTGAAAATATTCATGTGTCGGACCGCGGCCACTTTGGCATGACAGAGTTAAACGCGGCGCAGTTTCATTTAGATGCCCTAGGCCAAGTGGTTGAGCTTGAGCGTGTCGGCCAAGTGTTGTTTAACGAGTTGAATAACAGTGAGGTCAAACTCTATTGCCCCGCCAAGCTTGCCCAAGTAGACGCGGGTATCGAAGGCCACACCTTAGTGCTCGATACGGGCGAGCGCATTCAAGCCAAACTTGTGGTCGCCGCCGATGGTTTGCAATCTAAAGTGCGCAGCAGTTTTAATTTGCCTGTGACCCAAGTGGCCTTCGAGCAAACCGCGATTATCGCCAATATTCAAACCGACAAGCAGCATCAGCACTGGGCCTACGAAAGATTTACTGAAACCGGCCCCTTAGCGTTATTGCCTATGGGCGATAGCCAAGGGCAACCTCGCTTATCCCTAGTCTGGGCGCTCGATGATGCGCGGGCTAAACAGATGCAAGCCGAGCCTAAGGCCGAGTTTTTAGCGGCATTGCAACAGGCCTTTGGTTACCGTGCCGGCACCTTTTTCGATGTGAGCGAGCGCCATGCGTATCCGCTGAACTTGTCCTATATGCCAAGGCCTATCCACCACAGATGTGTGTTTATCGGCAATGCGGCGCAGACGCTGCACCCAATTGCTGGGCAGGGCTTTAATCTAGGGCTTAGGGATGTGGTCAGCTTGCTTGAAGTGCTCCAAACGGCGCTCGCGCAGGGTGAGGATATCGGCTCCGCCGCCGTGACCCATGCGTACCTTAATGCCCGTGAGCAGGACAGAAACAGCACTATCCGTAATATCGAATTTTTAGTCCGTGGCTTCTCCAACCAATACTGGCCCTTGGCCCTTGGGCGTAATCTGGGATTACGTTTACTGTCTTGGTTTCCGCCACTGAAAACCCCCGTCGCTCAAAGGGCAATGGGCTGGAAATAA
- a CDS encoding UPF0149 family protein codes for MATPPSLRIDSLKLALDAAEIGQHPVEVHGALVGLICGGVEQTGDIWIKPLFDLMNDGQALPEPLHQLVCDLFQDSVARLVDFEFGFMPLLPEEEEPLSRRVEALSLWTQSFLTGIAIIQPKLNQASVEVREVIKDLAEIAQVEFDVADDEESESAYIELLEFVRIAAIMCYSEFGPEIPLGEQEDAAVIH; via the coding sequence ATGGCAACCCCTCCTTCGTTACGTATCGACAGCTTAAAACTCGCCTTAGATGCGGCTGAAATCGGCCAACATCCCGTGGAAGTTCACGGCGCCTTAGTGGGTTTAATCTGCGGCGGTGTAGAGCAAACCGGTGATATCTGGATAAAACCTTTATTTGATCTGATGAATGATGGCCAAGCATTACCTGAGCCTTTGCATCAGCTGGTGTGTGATTTATTCCAAGATTCTGTGGCCCGATTAGTGGACTTCGAATTTGGCTTTATGCCGTTATTACCCGAAGAAGAAGAGCCGCTCAGTCGGCGTGTTGAGGCTTTGTCCCTATGGACCCAAAGCTTCCTAACGGGAATTGCAATTATTCAACCTAAACTCAACCAAGCTTCGGTTGAGGTGCGCGAAGTGATCAAAGATCTCGCCGAAATCGCCCAAGTCGAATTTGATGTCGCCGACGATGAAGAATCCGAAAGCGCCTACATCGAATTACTGGAGTTTGTGCGTATCGCCGCGATTATGTGCTATTCGGAATTTGGCCCAGAGATCCCGCTCGGTGAGCAGGAAGATGCGGCGGTAATTCACTGA
- a CDS encoding FAD-dependent oxidoreductase, with protein sequence MLSSQAYDIAIVGGGMVGLATAIGLAQANLNVVVIDAGHTEAVSGEPRLRVSAINKASQRLLEHLGAWAYLDTARATPYQKMAVWDKDGFGKIAFDANSIGETSLGAIIENDAISFALAKRASEFDNITHIQNQRLERIAFGEREAWLTLANGGDTEIESVSAALVIAADGANSWVREQCKIPLTFWDYGHHAIVATIRCEMPHLATARQVFLQDGPLAFLPLYEDNLCSIVWSVPPERATELLAMDKVQFERNLTAAFDGRLGICQLESERQAFPLRMRYARHFARHRLVLAGDAAHTIHPLAGQGVNLGFLDAASIIQVVSELQQAGKDIGDYAQLRALERWRKADAMEMIAAMEGFKRLFAGSNPVKKALRDLGLNLVDNVAGLKTVFMQQAMGNKPTLPKLCR encoded by the coding sequence ATGTTAAGTTCACAAGCCTATGACATCGCCATTGTGGGTGGCGGCATGGTGGGGCTCGCCACCGCGATTGGATTGGCCCAGGCCAATTTGAATGTTGTGGTAATCGATGCGGGCCATACCGAGGCCGTGAGCGGTGAGCCGCGTCTGCGGGTGAGCGCCATCAATAAGGCGAGCCAGCGTTTGTTGGAGCACTTAGGTGCTTGGGCCTATCTAGACACTGCCCGCGCTACGCCCTATCAAAAAATGGCGGTGTGGGATAAAGATGGTTTCGGGAAAATTGCCTTTGATGCCAACAGTATAGGTGAAACCAGCCTAGGGGCGATTATCGAGAACGATGCCATTAGTTTTGCCCTCGCCAAACGTGCCAGTGAGTTTGACAATATCACCCATATCCAAAACCAACGCTTAGAACGCATCGCCTTTGGTGAGCGCGAAGCTTGGCTAACCCTTGCCAATGGTGGCGATACGGAAATAGAAAGCGTCAGTGCCGCCCTAGTGATTGCCGCCGATGGCGCTAACTCTTGGGTGCGCGAGCAGTGCAAAATTCCGCTGACCTTTTGGGATTACGGCCACCACGCAATCGTCGCAACTATTCGCTGTGAGATGCCGCACCTTGCCACCGCCCGCCAAGTGTTTTTGCAGGACGGCCCGTTAGCCTTTTTACCTCTGTATGAAGACAATCTCTGCTCCATCGTCTGGTCGGTGCCGCCCGAGCGCGCCACTGAATTACTGGCGATGGATAAAGTGCAATTCGAGCGCAACTTAACCGCGGCTTTCGACGGTCGTTTAGGGATTTGCCAGCTGGAAAGCGAGCGTCAAGCCTTTCCATTACGGATGCGCTACGCCCGCCATTTTGCCCGCCACCGTTTAGTGTTGGCAGGCGATGCCGCCCACACTATCCATCCGCTCGCAGGCCAAGGGGTGAACCTCGGCTTTTTAGATGCGGCCAGCATTATCCAAGTGGTCAGCGAGCTACAGCAAGCGGGTAAAGATATCGGTGATTATGCGCAGCTGCGCGCGCTGGAACGTTGGCGCAAGGCCGATGCGATGGAGATGATCGCGGCGATGGAAGGCTTCAAACGCCTATTTGCAGGTTCAAACCCAGTTAAAAAAGCGCTGCGCGATCTTGGATTAAACCTAGTCGATAATGTCGCTGGGCTGAAAACAGTGTTCATGCAACAGGCCATGGGTAATAAGCCGACGCTGCCTAAGTTATGCCGTTAG
- a CDS encoding cell division protein ZapA encodes MSNSAVEITLLGRTYSIACPKGQEDALRTVAQGVEQQLTSVKNRTNSLSREEIAIMAALNIGHELYQEKQKNKHYMKQMDDRISLLQSTLENALVERSTK; translated from the coding sequence ATGAGTAACAGTGCTGTTGAAATTACCCTACTCGGGCGCACCTACTCTATCGCCTGCCCGAAAGGTCAAGAGGATGCCTTGCGTACCGTTGCCCAAGGGGTTGAACAACAACTCACTTCGGTGAAAAACCGTACTAACAGTTTGAGCCGTGAAGAAATTGCCATTATGGCGGCGCTGAATATTGGACACGAGCTGTACCAAGAAAAGCAGAAAAATAAACATTATATGAAACAAATGGATGACCGCATCAGTCTGTTGCAGTCAACCCTAGAAAACGCCTTAGTTGAGCGTTCAACTAAATAG